DNA sequence from the Glycine soja cultivar W05 chromosome 18, ASM419377v2, whole genome shotgun sequence genome:
tatATGTGTGTTGGGGGAGGGGATGTGCCAGTGTACTATACTTGGACTTTAACTGTGTTGGAGTATTCATGTTTGTCTCATGTCCAGTATTGGTGTTAAAGTCCCTGCCTCATAGGGCATTACTTCCCCAATGAAACATAGAAAAAATGGTAAAACTTTGAGATTCTGGAGTTCATCTTGGACATAAATATTAGAAACAGATGAAGTTAACGTGGGTGGCCTTAATCTATGTCAGAAGTAGGCTGGAATTGGTAACTAAATCTTGTGGTTGTTTTTGCATCGCCTTATGGTTTCAATTTTTAATCGTAAAAAGAGTGGTAGATATGACTGTTGGAAATTATAGGTGCTACCATTGCTGGTGGTAAGCTTATCACTTTAAGGCTTCATTGATTAGTGTGGAACGAGAatatgttttaacttttaagagaGCTAAAGTAAATTGCTTGCTTTGATATCCAAAGGACAAAATTAAGTTCGCAAAGTTCAATGGATGTATCTTTCCATTGTTATTTTGACAAAAGACAATTTAAAAGGGAGGAAAAGCATACCAGGTTAGGCATGATGATTTCTTCCCAAACAAACAAGCAGATAAATATGTCTTTAAAGAagattataaatgaaatattgcTCTTTACTTCCACTTATGTGTGAGTCAAATCCTTCAAAGAAACCATTGGCTGAACACCATCAATAGTTTATATTCTTTGCTTTCCAAAGCATCTAAGTGCACAAATGCTGTTCACAATATAACTGATATTTCCCCTATCATGTTTTGATGTTCTAGCCTTATTGTATGCTCACTAACAGTTTGCAATTTAGATGTGCTCTTATATTTGGGTCCTCTACAGGATTCTGTAGTCTACTCAAAGCATCATTTTAATGTCATCTCTTGTGAAGATTAGTTCATATGATTAAATTGTGTTGGTTGTAATTTTTATGCACctgttttttttacttattttgttgCGTAGATGAGCCACTAAGCTGCTTCTCAcattttgttaatattatatGCGAACAGCTGCTATTGAGCTATAATGctgatgtatttttttaaatgtcaacAAAGTGtaacaatttatcatgtataTTATGTTACTATGTTCTTCACATTTCTTGCCATTACCTATTTATACTTCAGAGGTGGTATACACTTTCAAAGACTTTGGCCGAAGATGCTGCCTGGAAATTCGTAAAAGAGAACAACATTGACATGGTTACTATTAACCCAGCAATGGTGATAGGACCTCTCTTGCAACCAGTCCTTAACACAAGTGCTGCTTcaattttaaacataattaatgGTAATTACTATTTGTACATTATGCTGTAAAATTTCTATTATCTGCTTTGTCTGTATCTGGATtacacaatgtttttttttcaactgaACTATTTTGTGGatcaaacaaaatgaaaaggtaaATAGACAATATTGAAACGAAAATTCAAATAGAATATGAAAAGGAgggttataataataattaataagttcAATCTGAAAGTACAATTGTACCTTGAGATATTAGATATGGGCATCTTAATCATGACAATTATTGTTGAGCTACATAGTATTACTATGTTCCCTCTTTGTAGCTTAATTATTGTCTAAAGTCAGAAGTACTACTGGAAGGGATTATTATTGTGGAAGAATGAAGACAAGTATGCTGAGTGATTTGAAGATGTTGTTGGGTGGGATTAGTTGAAGATGCAAAATCCACTCTATGGTTATAGCCCAAAAATGTGGGGAAATGTGATTTTTGTTGAAAGTAATAGGTTTGTGGCTTTATTTGGATAAATAGGTTACTAAAAGGATTTATGTATTCTGCTGCAATAACCCATGAAGCTATTCAGCGTCATTGAATCTACCATCAGCATAATCCATAACTCTGTTCAAAATTTACATGACATGTTGAAGCATGTGAGAATTGACAAATTTCATCAGATTAAAGATTGAAATGGGACATTTACTTATACCATCTCCAAACCAAGTTGAAGGAAGCGTAGATTCTTACAAAAGCTTTGCTAAAGTCAAACTTTAATTCTAATGTCAGCAACTCAGGAATGGCTGATTAAATTAACTTGACAGGGTGCATGGAAAAGTAATCTAAAAAATAGAGACATACAATATCTCATAATCATAGCAGTCATAGTCTACTATCTTTTTGAGTTATATAGTTgttattttaatgaatattaataatttctaCTTGCTTCCAATATACTTGATTTTCCACTGTACAAATCTTAGATAATTGAAGTAACAGTTCCATCGCCTTGATACAGGTGCAGAAACATTTCCAAATGCATCTTATGGTTGGGTCAATGTGAAAGATGTTGCAAATGCCCATATTCTAGCATATGAGAATGCTTCAGCTAATGGAAGGTATTGTTTGGTTGAGAGAGTGGCACACTACTCAGAAATTGTGAAGGTTTTACCTGATTTGTACCCGACATTACAACTTCCAGAGAAGtaagtataattattttgataatttcaaGAATGCATACAATTCATATACATGAACGCAAATCTCCATCTGCTATAGCCAGTTGTTTTAGTGTTTTATTTAcctgtttgaaaacaaaatttagtGTTGAAAATGAAGACATGAAGCATTGATATTAGTTGAAAGAAAGAATTTAAATTGGAATacattatttgatgatatacaaaaCCTTTAGATTATATAGGCTAAGACAACATAACAGCCTTCCTAAACTAGACTATATATGGGGTAACTACCCATTTGTCTTAATTTACAATATCAATCTGTCAAAATTTACAACAATTACGATAAATTACTTTACAATTGGTGTGGGACAATTACTCCCCTTTTAGCTGTAGATTGGATATCTTATGGCTTGTTCggacttgatgaacttttgcTACATTTCATATGTTACTTAGCTCTCCTAAGACGTAGCTTTTATTTATTAGTGTATGTAATACTGATACATATTCAACTCTTGGTGCATATTTGAGACACATGGTTTCACCATAGTTATGATAATCTAATGACTAACACCTCCCCACTATTTTTACTTTTCCAGTATATATTTATAGTCATGCTAACATATGCAGAACTTTTCATTTGGAATTAATTACTGAATCTTATGTTCCTAAGATAGGGCCAAGTATAAAAACTTTGCATGTATAGGTCCTTCAAATGTTATTTTGTATGCAAAATATTTAGGTTATGGGTCCAACGTCACTCTTCATTCGATCTAATTTTGTGTTtgcatttatatattataaataattcaagtttttcttgttttgatttttctaataccATTTTCACTCTGTCAACAATATTATCAGGTGTGCAGATGATAAGCCATATGTGCCAATATATCAGGTATCCAAAGAAAAGGCAAAGAGCTTGGGGATTGAATATACTCCTTTGGAAGTGAGCCTCAAGGAGACTGTGGATAGCTtgaaagaaaagaagtttaCCAACTTTTAATTTGTGATATCTCCTAGAGGAGAAAACGTTAATAATAGAAACCTTGTGTGGTTGGTCACTTGGCTTGTGATGCTCATGCTTCTGAACAAACTTACTATTAAATAAGACTTAAATCAAGATTGGTATAAGTACTGAAAGAAGCCATTCTTGGTCTGATTTGTACCGGTGACAATTAAGTTTCAAACATGCGTTTCCAAGTAGAGTTTGCATTACAAATTGTATCCTcgtttttattatattactaGGAAATGTCTGATGCAACCAATGTTGTTAAATAACTGTTATGGTTAGCGCCATAACACTATAATGTGGCGATTTTGGACCCCTTTGCAATTCCCCATTTGTTATTTGTCGTTGTATGGCCGGCAGCCATAGTGCCTGCCTGCCACAACGCCCATGACAAAATTtccccttctttttttttatcatttttaaaaaaccctTTTAAAGGTTGCTTCatacttaaaagttaaaacatatCATACCCCATTTCAATGTGTATTtgctctttctctctcattgGTCTCCTTCATATGTGAAACCTATGGATTCACTtgccttctctctctctctttttatcaacaaaaataatatatatatatatatatatatatatatatatatatatgttgggtTGTGACTAAAATCCATATGGCAGTTAATTCGgttattgtttttcttgttcTGCCATTTTCTGATCCTTTGTTTATATAAGGCAAGACTGCTCTGTAATTGGAATGATCTTCCCTTTTGAGTTGCATCAATAATAAACAGCTCTCTGTTCCCTCCCGTGGATGTAGCCTGATCAAGGGTGAACCACGTAAATTCTCTGCGTTCTTTCTCtcatttctctctttcattttaCTGCAAATTCTGTGTATGACATATTGTTCTGCCGTTGctgttgttcttgttttttcttcatcactttcataacaaACTGGTATCAAGAGCTCAAGTTGCGATCAAGGGAATTCAAGATTCTCGTTTGAATACGAAGATCAAGTTGTGTGAGTCTTGTTTCTGGTATCTTTCGCTGCTTCATTGTGATaaaaaacactcaagaaatcaTGCCAAACACAATCAGGATTAAGAAATTCAATGGAAAGAAAAGCTTCAATCTGTGGCGTATCAAGATGTGTGCTTTGTTGAAGGAACAATGTGTTTGGGCTCTTGTTGCTTCTGCATCTGTGAAGAAACCAGTGACTTCTGAATCAAAAGAAAAGGCCTCTGTTTCAAAGACTGAAGAACTCGCGGAACAAGAAGAAAATGCTCACTCACTAATCTTGCTTTCTTTGTCTGATGAAGTTTTATATAAGGTTGCTAATGAAGAAACTGCAAGTGGCTTATGGCTCAAGTTGGAAAAGCTATATATGACCAAGTCAATCTGCAACAAGCTCTTCTTGAAAAGGTGTCTATTTGGTTTACACATGAAATAAGGTACATCTCTTAAGGATCATCTTGATGAACTGAACTCTATTTTGATGGAATTAAGAGATATAGATGTTAATATAGAGGATGAAGATGCTGCCATGATTTTGCTAGCCTCTCTACCACCATCATATGAGAGCTTTGTCAATTCTCTTAGTGTTGGTAAGGAATTTGTCACCATGGAGGAGGTGAAATCCAGCTTATATTCAAGGGAACTTAGATCTAAAGCACCTGGAAATTCTGAAGAATCAAATGGTTTTGGTCTTGTGGTCTCTAACTCTAACAAGAACATCAAGAAAAAGTgtttaaaggaaagaagaagactcaTGTCAATCCAAAGGACATTTGTACTACTGTAAGGAGtcaggtcattggaagaaagatTGTCCTAAGAAAAAGGGCAAACCATCTGTTGTTGTTGCCAAGGAAGGTTCCACATTTGAAAATAAGCATGTTCTCTCAGTTTCTGATCACCACCAACATTCTAAAGATCAGTGGATATTAGACTCTGGCTGTTCCTTTCATATGTGTCCTAACAAAACCTGGTTTGACACCTATGAAGAGAAATCGGGTGGAAATATCTTTAGGGGAAATGATGTCTCATGCAAGACAGTTGGAATTGgcacaataaaaatcaagatgcATGATGGAATTATCCGAACACTCACTGAAGTTAGACATGTTCCAGAGCTGAAGAAGAATCTAATCTCTATAGGTATTATGGATGGAAAGGGGTTCAAATGCAACACTAAAAATGGGGTCATGAAAATTCAGAAAGGCTCTACATTAGTGATGAAGGGTATAAAGAGGGGTAATCTCTATATACTTCAAGGTACAACATGTATTGATGATGATTTAGTAGCTGTTGCATCAAAGTTTAATAAGAGCATACTGACTTAACTCAATTGTGGCACATGAGGCTTAGtcatatgaatgaaaaatgtatGATGATACTCCAAAAACAACAGCTGTTGGGAAATCAGAAACTGGATGAGCTTAAATTATGTGAACATTGTGTTTTCGGCAAGCAACATAGGATTAAATTTCCTAAAGCAATTCACACCACCTAAGGAACTCTTGATTACATTCATGTTGACTGCTGGGGGCATGCAAGAGTACCTTCACTAGGTGGTGGAAGGTATTTCCTTTCCATAATTGATGACTACTAAAAAATGACATGGATCTACATCATGAGTCAGAAGAGTCAAGCTTTCAAATGCTTCAAAGAATGAAAAGCACTGATTGAAAAACAAACTGAAAGGAAAGTTAAAAGACTCAGAACTAACAATGGCCTAGAGTTCTGCTCAACAGAATTTAACAAATTCTATAGAGAAGAAGGAATTGTTAAAAAAACTTACTGTTAGGAACACTCCTCAGCAAAATGGAGTTGCTGAATGAATGAACCGAACACTTATGGAAAGAACAAGATGCTAATTGTCTAATGTTGGCCTCAACAAAAGTTTTTGGGGAGAAGCTATCAATACAACTTATTTTCTTATCAAT
Encoded proteins:
- the LOC114395131 gene encoding cinnamoyl-CoA reductase 1-like, producing the protein MSSGAGKVVCVTGASGYIASWIVKFLLLRGYTVKATVRDTSDPKKTNHLIGLDGAKERLHLYEANLLEEGSFNSVVQGCHAVFHTASPFYHNVKDPQAELLDPALKGTLNVLKSCVNLPTLERVVLTSSVAAVANNGKPLTPYVVVDETWFSDPDLCREAKRWYTLSKTLAEDAAWKFVKENNIDMVTINPAMVIGPLLQPVLNTSAASILNIINGAETFPNASYGWVNVKDVANAHILAYENASANGRYCLVERVAHYSEIVKVLPDLYPTLQLPEKCADDKPYVPIYQVSKEKAKSLGIEYTPLEVSLKETVDSLKEKKFTNF